GGACGAGATCCCGCACGAGATCGGCCAGGCCGTATCCGTCGAGATCTTCGCCGTATCCGCCGGTATGAATGCCGGTCAGCACGATTTCGCGGTAACCGGCCTCGACCAGCCGTCTCGCCTGGGCGAGCACGTTTTCCGGCCGGCGGCTGCGCGACAGGCCGCGCGCCCAGGGAATGATGCAAAACGTACAAAAGTTGTTGCATCCATCTTGTATTTTCAGATAAGCTCTCGTTCTTCCGGAAAACTCCGGAACGTCCAGCTCTTCGAATTCACGCAATTTCATGATGTTGCGGACCGCGTTGACCGGTTCGCGGGTGCGGCGGATTTGCTCGACGTATTCGACGATCCGGCTGCGGTCGTGCGTCCCGATGACGAGGTCGACCCCCTCGATCGCCGCCACTTCCGCCGGCGCGGTCTGGGCGTAGCAACCGGTCACGCAGACGACCGCCTCGGGATTTTTGCGCACGGCGCGCCGGATGATCTGGCGGCTTTTCTTGTCGCCGGTGTTCGTCACCGTGCACGTGTTGATGACATAGACGTCCGCGATCTCGCCGTCGAAGTCGACCTGTTCGTAACCGGCCTGGCGGAACAGCTGCCAGATCGCCTCCGTATCATAGAAGTTCACCTTGCATCCCAGCGTATAAAACGCCACCTTCGGCATCGGGCTCACCCCCCATCTCCCCGATTTCATACATAAGACACGCCAGCGCGACCATCGCAGCGGTTTCCGTCCGCAACACGCGGCGTCCGAGCGACACCGGAAGCGCGCCTGCACGAACGGCCTGCTCCGCCTCTCGGTCGGAAAAACCGCCCTCCGGCCCGACGATCAGCATCACCGGCGACGGAAAACCGGCTCGCCCGGTCGGACCGTCCCCCGCCCGTCCGCGTCGGAACGCTTCTCGAAGCGGCATACATTCGGATCCCGTATGCAAAAGCCACGCGCGTCCGACCTGCGCGACGCGCGCGAGCAGTTCGTCCCACGACATCGGCGGATCGACCGGCGGCACGCGGTTGCGGCCGGCCTGTTCGGCCGCTTCCTTGACGATTTTCCGCCACCGGTCGAGCTTGCGCGCCG
The window above is part of the Candidatus Reconcilbacillus cellulovorans genome. Proteins encoded here:
- a CDS encoding 16S rRNA (uracil(1498)-N(3))-methyltransferase is translated as MQKYFVDRTAFGDRLVTVTGDDARHICVVMRLKPGDRIVVSDGGGREAIAELTAVRPDCVEAVVVERLRADAEPKVDVWIAQSLPKGDKFETVLQKGTEIGAGRFLPFRSERTVVRYEAEAAARKLDRWRKIVKEAAEQAGRNRVPPVDPPMSWDELLARVAQVGRAWLLHTGSECMPLREAFRRGRAGDGPTGRAGFPSPVMLIVGPEGGFSDREAEQAVRAGALPVSLGRRVLRTETAAMVALACLMYEIGEMGGEPDAEGGVLYAGMQGELL